In Musa acuminata AAA Group cultivar baxijiao chromosome BXJ3-11, Cavendish_Baxijiao_AAA, whole genome shotgun sequence, one DNA window encodes the following:
- the LOC103970308 gene encoding transcription factor LHW isoform X1 → MAPQLRAALAGLCRRHGWSYGVVWRVDHRDPRRLLVVEDNYWEEQVSIVVEDMLNRVHVVGEGSIGGSIISGRDEWIYHDAYDTNSNPIVSVNNPEAPLVIVDLMHQFLAGIKTIVITSLQFSGVVQFGSTKKIPESSEFIDKAKDLFQLIGSMPEPFSHVDPLKETKIRDQHEAFASAVSAVDAYCGFENTQSFYGKYRKQMTDMESLEGPSQSPAIFPRRFSHHFRPHYSMNPYAFSKPITSSFAGASIYLYDQLQKSPSCSRTSISNPTIQDDAVSDEAHGLLSPSTKSLSSLDSHENTVATCVNPNSCAKIPNLPIMGQGLLSGTGVSGCSSSPHTNSFFSVPCKTAFHQLCADSSSSSEHYGLQDSLTEGRFSVVSNACLSESEKLPLLPHNLRGAKIMCNVPSFAPELLGASVANFRDSTPDDSSLLHAKDDYLVHQTDQRPEHVGYDFTVQMNEKQLAASPASPDLGGSDSIIRNTTSKISRIRVESSSGAVIGSHNQENSLIEPGKLLMDYDLFDAMDLDLSTNNFPHQCWDDIVMPTGGGNYNYSNFSVSVSDCLSEMQMGSTAGPRNGLQSEAALDQLLNTINGQTISEGPRHGCLAKSVNPIANPDTENQFSMVTNVGSPSVYNSQVPSVCLPSISQTPNVLLPHCISDIIHGSVKEALPKSNFSLLIDDCCSMNNESSFPNQPEEAAKVVKKRARPGESARPRPKDRQQIQDRVKELREIVPNGAKCSIDALLDRTIKHMLFLQSVTKYADKLKQAEAPKMIVEESGVVLKDNTSSGSCDGATWAYEVAGQTMFCPIMVEDLTPPGQMLVEMLCEERGIFLEIADIIRGLGLTILKGVMEIHERKVWARFLVEANGDVTRLDIFLSLVQLLQHTSSIQYSEQATEVIENVAPMLKNCRQCPISVPSSEI, encoded by the exons ATGGCGCCCCAGCTGAGGGCGGCGCTCGCTGGGCTCTGCCGCCGCCACGGGTGGTCCTACGGTGTGGTCTGGCGCGTCGACCACCGCGACCCACG CAGATTACTGGTAGTGGAAGATAACTACTGGGAGGAGCAGGTCAGCATAGTCGTCGAGGACATGCTTAATCGGGTCCACGTGGTTGGAGAAGG GAGTATCGGAGGAAGTATTATAAGTGGGAGAGATGAATGGATCTACCATGATGCGTATGACACAAATTCCAACCCAATCGTCTCTGTCAACAATCCAGAAGCTCCCCTG GTTATTGTTGATTTGATGCATCAATTTTTGGCTGGAATCAAG ACAATTGTGATTACATCTCTACAATTTTCTGGTGTAGTGCAGTTTGGTTCCACCAAGAAG ATTCCAGAAAGTTCAGAGTTCATTGATAAAGCTAAAGATTTATTTCAGCTGATAGGAAGCATGCCAGAGCCCTTTTCGCATGTTGATCCTCTTAAGGAAACTAAAATTCGTGATCAGCATGAAGCATTTGCCTCTGCAGTATCTGCTGTAGATGCTTATTGTGGTTTTGAGAACACCCAATCCTTTTATGGAAAATATAGAAAGCAGATGACTGACATGGAATCTTTAGAAGGACCTTCTCAGTCCCCTGCTATTTTCCCAAGAAGATTCTCTCATCATTTCAGACCTCACTACAGCATGAATCCTTATGCATTTTCGAAGCCAATAACTTCAAGTTTTGCTGGTGCATCTATATATTTATATGACCAATTGCAGAAATCACCTTCCTGCAGCAGGACTTCGATATCCAATCCAACAATACAAGATGATGCTGTGAGTGATGAAGCTCATGGCCTGCTTTCACCAAGCACAAAGTCTCTGTCCAGTTTGGACTCTCATGAAAATACAGTTGCTACGTGTGTTAACCCAAATTCTTGTGCTAAGATTCCTAATCTGCCAATCATGGGGCAAGGACTGCTTTCTGGGACAGGTGTATCGGGATGTTCCAGCTCACCTCATACTAATTCATTTTTTTCTGTTCCTTGCAAGACTGCATTCCATCAACTATGTGCGGACTCCTCTTCATCATCTGAACACTACGGATTGCAAGATTCCTTGACTGAAGGAAGGTTTTCAGTGGTCAGCAATGCTTGCCTTTCTGAGTCTGAGAAGCTGCCTTTGCTGCCACACAATCTACGTGGTGCCAAAATCATGTGCAATGTTCCATCATTTGCTCCAGAACTTTTGGGTGCTTCTGTTGCTAATTTTCGAGACTCCACACCTGATGATTCTTCCTTGCTTCATGCTAAAGACGATTATTTGGTTCATCAAACTGATCAAAGACCGGAGCATGTTGGATATGATTTCACTGTGCAGATGAATGAAAAACAGCTAGCTGCCAGTCCCGCATCACCTGATTTGGGTGGAAGTGATTCCATTATCCGCAATACGACGAGTAAAATTTCTAGGATACGAGTTGAGAGCTCATCGGGTGCAGTTATAGGAAGTCATAATCAGGAGAATTCTTTAATTGAACCTGGTAAATTACTTATGGATTATGACCTTTTTGATGCAATGGACTTAGATCTGAGTACAAACAACTTCCCGCATCAATGTTGGGATGACATCGTAATGCCAACAGGTGGTGGCAATTACAATTACTCAAATTTTAGTGTCAGTGTTTCAGATTGCCTCTCAGAAATGCAGATGGGCTCGACTGCAGGTCCTAGAAATGGCCTGCAGTCGGAGGCTGCTCTTGACCAATTGTTGAATACCATAAATGGTCAAACTATCAGTGAAGGTCCCAGACATGGTTGTCTTGCAAAAAGTGTCAATCCTATTGCTAATCCTGATACGGAGAATCAATTTTCCATGGTGACAAATGTTGGTAGTCCTTCAGTATACAACAGTCAGGTTCCTTCTGTGTGCCTTCCATCCATAAGTCAAACTCCCAATGTGTTATTGCCTCATTGTATATCGGACATAATTCATGGATCTGTGAAAGAAGCACTGCCAAAGTCCAACTTCAGTTTGTTGATCGATGATTGTTGCAGTATGAATAATGAGAGTTCTTTTCCCAATCAGCCTGAGGAAGCTGCAAAAGTAGTTAAGAAAAGGGCAAGGCCTGGTGAAAGTGCCCGACCGAGACCAAAAGATCGTCAGCAGATACAAGATCGTGTTAAAGAATTAAGGGAGATTGTGCCTAATGGTGCTAAG TGTAGCATCGATGCTTTACTGGATCGCACAATTAAACACATGCTCTTTCTTCAAAGCGTGACAAAGTATGCCGATAAACTCAAACAAGCTGAAGCGCCAAAG ATGATTGTCGAGGAGAGTGGTGTTGTTTTAAAGGACAACACTAGCAGTGGCAGTTGTGATGGTGCAACCTGGGCATATGAAGTTGCAGGGCAGACCATGTTCTGTCCTATAATGGTCGAGGACCTCACACCCCCTGGCCAGATGCTAGTTGAG ATGCTTTGTGAAGAACGTGGAATCTTTCTTGAGATAGCAGACATTATACGTGGATTGGGTTTGACGATCTTGAAGGGTGTGATGGAAATTCACGAGCGTAAAGTTTGGGCACGATTCTTGGTCGAG GCAAACGGGGATGTGACCAGACTGGACATATTTTTGTCACTTGTTCAACTTCTGCAACACACTAGCAGTATTCAATATAGTGAGCAGGCAACCGAGGTTATTGAGAACGTAGCTCCAATGCTTAAAAATTGTCGGCAATGTCCAATCTCTGTTCCGAGTAGCGAAATCTGA
- the LOC103970308 gene encoding transcription factor LHW isoform X2: protein MAPQLRAALAGLCRRHGWSYGVVWRVDHRDPRLLVVEDNYWEEQVSIVVEDMLNRVHVVGEGSIGGSIISGRDEWIYHDAYDTNSNPIVSVNNPEAPLVIVDLMHQFLAGIKTIVITSLQFSGVVQFGSTKKIPESSEFIDKAKDLFQLIGSMPEPFSHVDPLKETKIRDQHEAFASAVSAVDAYCGFENTQSFYGKYRKQMTDMESLEGPSQSPAIFPRRFSHHFRPHYSMNPYAFSKPITSSFAGASIYLYDQLQKSPSCSRTSISNPTIQDDAVSDEAHGLLSPSTKSLSSLDSHENTVATCVNPNSCAKIPNLPIMGQGLLSGTGVSGCSSSPHTNSFFSVPCKTAFHQLCADSSSSSEHYGLQDSLTEGRFSVVSNACLSESEKLPLLPHNLRGAKIMCNVPSFAPELLGASVANFRDSTPDDSSLLHAKDDYLVHQTDQRPEHVGYDFTVQMNEKQLAASPASPDLGGSDSIIRNTTSKISRIRVESSSGAVIGSHNQENSLIEPGKLLMDYDLFDAMDLDLSTNNFPHQCWDDIVMPTGGGNYNYSNFSVSVSDCLSEMQMGSTAGPRNGLQSEAALDQLLNTINGQTISEGPRHGCLAKSVNPIANPDTENQFSMVTNVGSPSVYNSQVPSVCLPSISQTPNVLLPHCISDIIHGSVKEALPKSNFSLLIDDCCSMNNESSFPNQPEEAAKVVKKRARPGESARPRPKDRQQIQDRVKELREIVPNGAKCSIDALLDRTIKHMLFLQSVTKYADKLKQAEAPKMIVEESGVVLKDNTSSGSCDGATWAYEVAGQTMFCPIMVEDLTPPGQMLVEMLCEERGIFLEIADIIRGLGLTILKGVMEIHERKVWARFLVEANGDVTRLDIFLSLVQLLQHTSSIQYSEQATEVIENVAPMLKNCRQCPISVPSSEI, encoded by the exons ATGGCGCCCCAGCTGAGGGCGGCGCTCGCTGGGCTCTGCCGCCGCCACGGGTGGTCCTACGGTGTGGTCTGGCGCGTCGACCACCGCGACCCACG ATTACTGGTAGTGGAAGATAACTACTGGGAGGAGCAGGTCAGCATAGTCGTCGAGGACATGCTTAATCGGGTCCACGTGGTTGGAGAAGG GAGTATCGGAGGAAGTATTATAAGTGGGAGAGATGAATGGATCTACCATGATGCGTATGACACAAATTCCAACCCAATCGTCTCTGTCAACAATCCAGAAGCTCCCCTG GTTATTGTTGATTTGATGCATCAATTTTTGGCTGGAATCAAG ACAATTGTGATTACATCTCTACAATTTTCTGGTGTAGTGCAGTTTGGTTCCACCAAGAAG ATTCCAGAAAGTTCAGAGTTCATTGATAAAGCTAAAGATTTATTTCAGCTGATAGGAAGCATGCCAGAGCCCTTTTCGCATGTTGATCCTCTTAAGGAAACTAAAATTCGTGATCAGCATGAAGCATTTGCCTCTGCAGTATCTGCTGTAGATGCTTATTGTGGTTTTGAGAACACCCAATCCTTTTATGGAAAATATAGAAAGCAGATGACTGACATGGAATCTTTAGAAGGACCTTCTCAGTCCCCTGCTATTTTCCCAAGAAGATTCTCTCATCATTTCAGACCTCACTACAGCATGAATCCTTATGCATTTTCGAAGCCAATAACTTCAAGTTTTGCTGGTGCATCTATATATTTATATGACCAATTGCAGAAATCACCTTCCTGCAGCAGGACTTCGATATCCAATCCAACAATACAAGATGATGCTGTGAGTGATGAAGCTCATGGCCTGCTTTCACCAAGCACAAAGTCTCTGTCCAGTTTGGACTCTCATGAAAATACAGTTGCTACGTGTGTTAACCCAAATTCTTGTGCTAAGATTCCTAATCTGCCAATCATGGGGCAAGGACTGCTTTCTGGGACAGGTGTATCGGGATGTTCCAGCTCACCTCATACTAATTCATTTTTTTCTGTTCCTTGCAAGACTGCATTCCATCAACTATGTGCGGACTCCTCTTCATCATCTGAACACTACGGATTGCAAGATTCCTTGACTGAAGGAAGGTTTTCAGTGGTCAGCAATGCTTGCCTTTCTGAGTCTGAGAAGCTGCCTTTGCTGCCACACAATCTACGTGGTGCCAAAATCATGTGCAATGTTCCATCATTTGCTCCAGAACTTTTGGGTGCTTCTGTTGCTAATTTTCGAGACTCCACACCTGATGATTCTTCCTTGCTTCATGCTAAAGACGATTATTTGGTTCATCAAACTGATCAAAGACCGGAGCATGTTGGATATGATTTCACTGTGCAGATGAATGAAAAACAGCTAGCTGCCAGTCCCGCATCACCTGATTTGGGTGGAAGTGATTCCATTATCCGCAATACGACGAGTAAAATTTCTAGGATACGAGTTGAGAGCTCATCGGGTGCAGTTATAGGAAGTCATAATCAGGAGAATTCTTTAATTGAACCTGGTAAATTACTTATGGATTATGACCTTTTTGATGCAATGGACTTAGATCTGAGTACAAACAACTTCCCGCATCAATGTTGGGATGACATCGTAATGCCAACAGGTGGTGGCAATTACAATTACTCAAATTTTAGTGTCAGTGTTTCAGATTGCCTCTCAGAAATGCAGATGGGCTCGACTGCAGGTCCTAGAAATGGCCTGCAGTCGGAGGCTGCTCTTGACCAATTGTTGAATACCATAAATGGTCAAACTATCAGTGAAGGTCCCAGACATGGTTGTCTTGCAAAAAGTGTCAATCCTATTGCTAATCCTGATACGGAGAATCAATTTTCCATGGTGACAAATGTTGGTAGTCCTTCAGTATACAACAGTCAGGTTCCTTCTGTGTGCCTTCCATCCATAAGTCAAACTCCCAATGTGTTATTGCCTCATTGTATATCGGACATAATTCATGGATCTGTGAAAGAAGCACTGCCAAAGTCCAACTTCAGTTTGTTGATCGATGATTGTTGCAGTATGAATAATGAGAGTTCTTTTCCCAATCAGCCTGAGGAAGCTGCAAAAGTAGTTAAGAAAAGGGCAAGGCCTGGTGAAAGTGCCCGACCGAGACCAAAAGATCGTCAGCAGATACAAGATCGTGTTAAAGAATTAAGGGAGATTGTGCCTAATGGTGCTAAG TGTAGCATCGATGCTTTACTGGATCGCACAATTAAACACATGCTCTTTCTTCAAAGCGTGACAAAGTATGCCGATAAACTCAAACAAGCTGAAGCGCCAAAG ATGATTGTCGAGGAGAGTGGTGTTGTTTTAAAGGACAACACTAGCAGTGGCAGTTGTGATGGTGCAACCTGGGCATATGAAGTTGCAGGGCAGACCATGTTCTGTCCTATAATGGTCGAGGACCTCACACCCCCTGGCCAGATGCTAGTTGAG ATGCTTTGTGAAGAACGTGGAATCTTTCTTGAGATAGCAGACATTATACGTGGATTGGGTTTGACGATCTTGAAGGGTGTGATGGAAATTCACGAGCGTAAAGTTTGGGCACGATTCTTGGTCGAG GCAAACGGGGATGTGACCAGACTGGACATATTTTTGTCACTTGTTCAACTTCTGCAACACACTAGCAGTATTCAATATAGTGAGCAGGCAACCGAGGTTATTGAGAACGTAGCTCCAATGCTTAAAAATTGTCGGCAATGTCCAATCTCTGTTCCGAGTAGCGAAATCTGA